Proteins encoded in a region of the Vicia villosa cultivar HV-30 ecotype Madison, WI linkage group LG5, Vvil1.0, whole genome shotgun sequence genome:
- the LOC131602929 gene encoding polynucleotide 5'-hydroxyl-kinase NOL9 — MASSPPLEIYIPEQWSNAANSIKSASTPPITLICGPKNCGKTTFSRYLLNVLLTRYKRVAYLDTDVGQPEFTPPAFVSLTIVNKITPDLAVPYLKTPERSLFFGDVSSKRDPLTYLNYVCSIYDYYQKECRTFYKGEKSSRIQMPLVVNTPGWVKGVGYDVLVDMLKYISPTHIVKIGISTENKNLPVGKFWLDGEHDGANTLIEINSARQDSLNRSVLVQKDASLLRDLRIMAYFRRCFPSDSDISTIKELAHSLTSHCPYQVPIASIKIRHVHREVPSSEIFYSLNASIVGLAVESEGPENSPWCLGLGIVRGIDTVKGMLYVITPVPVDSLKKVNLLLQGYIQIPTCLLQVQGCISPYMSTNVLTAS, encoded by the exons ATGGCTTCATCCCCTCCACTGGAAATTTACATACCAGAGCAATGGTCCAATGCTGCAAACTCCATTAAATCCGCTTCAACGCCTCCTATCACACTCATATGCGGACCCAAAAACTGTGGCAAAACAACCTTCTCCCGCTACCTTCTTAATGTCCTATTGACCAGATATAAGAGAGTAGCTTACCTTGATACTGATGTTGGCCAACCTGAGTTTACTCCTCCTGCTTTTGTTTCCCTAACCATTGTTAATAAAATCACTCCAG ATTTGGCGGTTCCATACCTGAAAACACCAGAGAG atcccttttctttggtGATGTTTCTTCTAAGCGAGATCCGTTAACATACTTAAATTACGTATGCTCCATTTATGATTATTATCAAAAGGAGTGTCGCACATTTTATAAGGGAGAAAAATCTTCTAGGATTCAAATGCCTCTTGTAGTGAATACTCCTGGTTGGGTTAAAG GTGTTGGTTATGACGTTTTAGTGGACATGTTAAAATATATTAGTCCCACCCATATAGTTAAGATTGGTATATCCACTGAAAATAAGAATTTACCTGTCGGAAAATTTTGGTTAGATGGGGAACATGATGGAGCAAATACATTGATCGAGATAAATTCTGCTCGTCAGGACTCATTAAATAGATC GGTGCTTGTTCAGAAGGATGCTAGCCTTTTGCGTGATTTACGAATAATGGCTTATTTCAGACGATGCTTTCCCAGTGATTCAGATATTTCAACAATCAAGGAACTTGCCCATTCCTTGACCTCTCACTGTCCTTATCAAGTTCCCATTGCCAGCATAAAGATTCGACATGTTCATCGAGAG GTGCCAAGCTCTGAAATATTCTACAGCCTGAATGCTAGTATTGTTGGCTTAGCAGTTGAATCTGAAGGACCCGAAAATTCACCCTGGTGCCTCGGTCTTG GCATCGTGAGGGGTATTGACACAGTCAAAGGTATGCTCTATGTGATAACACCGGTGCCAGTTGATTCTTTGAAAAAAGTCAACCTCTTGCTACAGGGTTATATCCAAATTCCTACATGTTTATTGCAG gtCCAGGGATGCATATCACCGTACATGTCGACGAATGTATTGACTGCAAGCTAG
- the LOC131605657 gene encoding uncharacterized protein LOC131605657: MEKWKDIPFSKEEEEGVIAAEDEICEEESFQRTLAGRLWTDSNFNARAFKSTMLNAWKLKNPVDIQDLSKNLFLFKFTTKRDLDTILRNGPWSFDRSLLVLNRISGEEQPSELKMHYGSFWVRIYELPLMLRSETMARKIGNIIGVFEEMDGRETCRTGRFLRIKVTIDLKNPLKRGTVVKFKEKDKRVHFKYERLPTFCFMCGRLGHQLKDCESLEELTEEGFEELDEQDLSYGQWLRASPLPKMTEDQRKRDSSSGTCSRSLFPSSTSQSRCSPKEIANGAEAEAEVQQKKSLEEETGAEGNNITPQGGKNLDIEVVAESFGAVAINTDVKKGGEHPKPSEPQRRKWIRRKSTKKHMSNKQKEKAIESSKRQLVDVMITEGTIEDCMSGEKKRRQEEAAPETTNLLPEVVLDTQHRLQQ; the protein is encoded by the coding sequence ATGGAAAAGTGGAAGGATATTCCTTTTTCGAAGGAGGAGGAAGAAGGGGTGATAGCGGCGGAAGATGAAATCTGTGAGGAGGAATCGTTTCAACGCACTTTGGCAGGGAGGTTGTGGACTGATAGTAACTTCAATGCAAGAGCTTTCAAGAGTACAATGCTGAATGCGTGGAAGCTAAAAAATCCAGTAGACATACAAGATCTCAGCAAAAATCTATTTCTCTTCAAGTTTACAACGAAAAGAGATTTAGATACAATATTGAGGAATGGTCCATGGAGTTTTGATAGATCCCTACTTGTGTTAAACCGAATCTCCGGGGAGGAACAACCCTCTGAGCTCAAGATGCATTACGGATCTTTTTGGGTACGAATCTATGAACTCCCTCTGATGCTTCGTTCTGAAACCATGGCGCGGAAAATAGGTAACATTATTGGGGTTTTCGAAGAAATGGATGGTCGGGAAACCTGTAGGACGGGGCGTTTTCTTCGAATCAAGGTGACAATAGATCTGAAGAACCCCCTAAAGAGAGGCACGGTGGTTAAGTTCAAGGAAAAAGACAAGAGAGTTCATTTCAAATATGAGAGGTTACCAACCTTTTGTTTCATGTGTGGAAGACTTGGACACCAGCTTAAAGACTGCGAGTCATTAGAGGAACTCACAGAGGAAGGTTTTGAAGAGCTTGACGAACAGGACTTGTCGTATGGTCAGTGGCTGAGGGCCTCTCCACTTCCAAAGATGACTGAAGACCAAAGGAAGAGGGATTCGAGTTCTGGAACTTGTAGCAGATCTCTCTTCCCATCTTCTACTAGTCAAAGTAGATGTAGCCCAAAAGAAATTGCCAATGGGGCGGAAGCAGAAGCAGAAGTTCAGCAGAAAAAGAGCTTGGAAGAGGAAACAGGAGCGGAAGGAAATAATATAACACCTCAAGGTGGGAAAAACTTGGACATTGAGGTGGTAGCAGAATCCTTTGGTGCGGTGGCGATCAACACCGATGTGAAGAAAGGAGGCGAACACCCAAAACCATCAGAACCACAAAGGAGAAAATGGATACGAAGGAAGAGCACCAAGAAACATATGAGTAATAAGCAGAAGGAGAAGGCAATTGAAAGTTCGAAGAGACAACTTGTCGATGTCATGATAACTGAAGGTACTATTGAAGACTGTATGAGTGGCGAAAAGAAGAGAAGACAGGAAGAGGCTGCCCCGGAAACCACAAACTTGTTACCAGAGGTGGTGTTGGATACCCAACACCGCCTACAACAATGA
- the LOC131602928 gene encoding uncharacterized protein LOC131602928, with translation MASTIVRRNITQNLKKFPLLSSSLFNNNHLFNVEPSSTVSFHSESVAGGGGGGLPSYMRGAVYWEPNKPLTIEEFHIPRPKAGELLIKTKACGVCHSDLHVMKGEIPFTSPCVVGHEITGEVVEHGQNTDSKTIERLPVGSRVVGAFIMPCGNCSYCSKGHDDLCEAFFAYNRAKGTLYDGETRLFLRSSGKPVFMYSMGGLAEYCVVPANALAVLPSSMPYTESAILGCAVFTAYGAMAHAAEVRPGDSVAVIGTGGVGSSCLQIARAFGASDIIAVDVQDNKLEKAKTLGATHTINSAKEDPIEKILEITGGKGVDVAVEALGLPQTFAQCTQSVKDGGKAVMIGLAKAGSLGEVDINRLVRRKIKVIGSYGGRARQDLPKLIRLAETGIFDLGHAVTKKYTFEESGKAFKDLNEGKIVGRAVIEIV, from the exons ATGGCATCAACAATAGTTCGTAGAAACATCACCCAAAACTTGAAAAAGTTTCCGCTTTTATCTTCTTCGCTTTTCAATAATAACCACTTATTCAACGTTGAACCTTCCAGCACCGTTTCCTTTCACTCAGAATCCGTTGCcggcggtggtggtggtggattgCCGTCTTATATGCGTGGAGCTGTTTATTGGGAACCTAACAAACCTCTCACCATTGAAGAGTTTCACATTCCTCGCCCTAAAGCCGGTGAACTTCTCATCAAAACCAAAG CATGTGGAGTGTGCCACTCTGATCTTCATGTCATGAAAGGTGAAATTCCATTTACAAGTCCTTGTGTTGTAGGGCATGAGATTACTGGGGAAGTTGTTGAACATGGACAAAACACCGATTCCAAAACCATAGAAag GCTTCCGGTTGGATCTCGGGTTGTTGGGGCCTTCATCATGCCTTGTGGCAACTGCTCTTATTGTTCAAAG GGCCATGATGATCTGTGTGAAGCTTTCTTTGCTTATAACCGGGCTAAAGGAACCCTCTACGATGGTGAAACTCGACTATTTCTTCGAAGTAGTG GAAAACCGGTATTCATGTATAGTATGGGAGGGCTTGCTGAATACTGTGTTGTGCCAGCAAATGCATTGGCTGTATTACCAAGCTCAATGCCATATACCGAGTCTGCAATTTTAGGATGTGCTGTTTTTACTGCTTATGGTGCTATGGCTCATGCGGCTGAAGTGCGTCCGGGTGATTCTGTTGCTGTTATTGGAACTGGGGGTGTTGGTTCTAG CTGTTTGCAGATAGCTAGAGCATTCGGTGCCTCGGATATAATTGCTGTTGATGTTCAGGATAACAAGCTAGAGAAAGCAAAGACACTCGGTGCTACTCACACTATAAATTCGGCAAAGGAAGATCCCATTGAAAAGATACTT GAAATTACTGGTGGAAAAGGCGTTGATGTTGCTGTTGAAGCCTTGGGATTACCACAGACATTTGCTCAGTGCACACAAAGTGTGAAGGATGGAGGAAAAGCAGTGATGATTGGACTGGCCAAAGCTGGTTCTTTAGGAGAGGTGGATATAAATAGACTTGTTCGCAGAAAG ATAAAAGTTATTGGCTCCTATGGAGGCAGGGCTAGACAAGATCTTCCAAAGTTAATTAGATTAGCAGAAACAGGTATCTTTGACCTTGGCCATGCTGTTACAAAAAAATACACTTTTGAGGAGTCTGGCAAAGCATTCAAGGATCTCAACGAAGGAAAAATCGTCGGTCGAGCTGTTATCGAGATAGTATAA